The following proteins are co-located in the Sporolactobacillus pectinivorans genome:
- the pepV gene encoding dipeptidase PepV translates to MSQKVNVPPDKDDFLRDLSSLLAVKSTKDAAATKEGAPFGPGPLAALNHMLELAQKDGFRTKNLQGYAGYIEYGPEDASDYIAVLGHVDVVPATGKWAHDPFTAHIENGTLFARGAIDDKGPTMAAYYALKSLRASELPIKNRIRLIIGTDEESGCACLVKYNELEPMSLFGFSPDAEFPLIFAEKGRIHVQFDIPDKGSEAAVRLDTFYSGERINMVPDHAYAVLSGTEAEKWTNQAQKLLQEKKIVFSAEKEGAGVKLTVKGQSAHGSEPAGGINAAFLLASVLKDVPFSSSEKAFIAFLADTLNNDFGGNRLGIAFHDDISGELTVNAGLSRFSSKKGGSVSLDIRCPIKADLRQITEKLTSAAEELGFSIGELGTSKPLYMDPNHPGVRILKKVYEDHMGLKDVKLMTSGGGTYAQYLDAGVAFGACMPDYPYTGHQVDEHVKVDDLLLASKIYADAMYELGNLEK, encoded by the coding sequence GACGACTTCCTCCGGGATTTGTCGTCACTGCTGGCCGTTAAAAGTACAAAAGACGCGGCAGCAACAAAAGAGGGTGCACCATTCGGGCCGGGGCCGCTCGCAGCGCTTAACCACATGCTGGAGCTTGCTCAAAAAGACGGTTTCCGCACGAAAAATCTCCAGGGCTATGCCGGATACATCGAATATGGGCCGGAAGATGCATCCGATTATATTGCGGTGCTGGGCCACGTTGATGTTGTTCCGGCGACCGGCAAGTGGGCACATGACCCTTTTACAGCGCATATAGAAAACGGCACACTGTTTGCGCGTGGCGCAATTGATGACAAGGGACCGACAATGGCTGCTTACTATGCTTTGAAATCATTGAGAGCATCGGAGCTGCCGATCAAAAACAGGATCCGTCTTATTATCGGTACAGATGAAGAAAGCGGCTGCGCCTGCCTGGTCAAATATAACGAACTGGAACCGATGTCGCTGTTCGGTTTCTCACCGGACGCTGAATTTCCACTGATTTTTGCTGAAAAAGGCCGGATTCACGTACAGTTTGATATTCCGGATAAAGGCAGCGAGGCTGCAGTACGGCTGGATACTTTTTATTCCGGCGAAAGAATCAATATGGTACCGGATCATGCGTATGCTGTACTGTCAGGGACTGAAGCGGAAAAGTGGACGAATCAGGCTCAAAAATTGCTTCAGGAAAAGAAGATCGTTTTTTCTGCTGAAAAAGAGGGTGCAGGTGTGAAATTGACGGTCAAAGGTCAGTCTGCGCACGGATCTGAGCCGGCGGGCGGCATCAATGCCGCTTTCCTGCTCGCCTCCGTTTTGAAGGACGTTCCTTTTTCCTCATCAGAAAAGGCGTTTATCGCCTTCCTCGCCGATACGCTGAACAATGACTTCGGCGGCAATCGGCTCGGCATTGCATTCCATGACGATATTTCAGGCGAACTGACTGTCAATGCCGGTCTGTCCCGCTTCAGCAGCAAAAAGGGCGGTTCCGTATCTTTGGATATCCGCTGCCCGATCAAGGCCGATCTCAGACAGATCACTGAAAAACTGACCTCAGCCGCGGAAGAACTCGGCTTTTCCATCGGCGAGCTTGGGACGAGCAAACCGCTTTACATGGATCCGAACCACCCGGGTGTCCGGATTCTGAAGAAAGTGTATGAAGATCATATGGGGTTGAAGGACGTTAAACTGATGACATCCGGCGGCGGTACATATGCACAGTATCTTGACGCCGGTGTTGCATTTGGCGCCTGCATGCCCGATTATCCGTATACCGGTCACCAGGTGGATGAGCACGTCAAAGTAGACGATCTGCTGCTGGCCTCGAAAATCTATGCCGATGCGATGTATGAATTGGGTAATCTGGAAAAATAA